CGGCAGTCGCTGCGTTCAAAGCGGCAGGGTGGTCGGCCATCGTGAGCGCCGAGTCCCTCGATGACCCGAACGCAGCCGCAGCTGTGGCTGACGCATTCGCCAACCTCGGCCTGAGGCGACGACGCGAACTACTCGTGGACGGCGACGATGGAGGGCTGGCGTGTGCCACCGTGGAACATTCGTCCGCAGGGTTGAGCCTGAGCGAATTCACGAACGCCACTCGAATTTTCAACTTCGGCGCATCGCCGCGGGCCGTTGTGGCCCTCGCCGAAGCGGCGCACCGAAGACGCTCGGCCGGTGCAACAGCCTCGTCGCTCCTGCTGGCTCCTCCTGAGTACGTGACGGATCTGGAGGCGGCGGGGTGGGTGGCATCGCGCTCCTATACGGTCGGTCATGTGTCAACGGACTGTGCTGCGGCCTGGCTGGGGTGGATCGGGCGGATCCTCCGGTGACGACTCAAGCCCGTGGAACCCCAGTCGGCAAGACGGAACGGCCAAGCCGTTACCTCATGGAGCATTCAGGCGAGGGAGACCGACTTGAACGAAAGACCGATGCAGCCGCCTCGCGCCATCAGCTACTCCGGGCAGGGTTGAAGGAATCCATGACGGCGCTGGACGCCGGAGCTGGTACCGGAGCGGTCGGTCGCGTGATGGCGGACATCGTTGGGTCGACCGGGGTGGCGATTGCGCTTGACCGCTCCCCTCAACGACTCGGATTTGCGCCGACTCGTCAGAGCCGGGTCGTCGGCTTGGCCGGAGACGTGAGTCAACCCCCGCTTGCCAACGGCAGCATCGACTTTGTCTGGGCGCGGTTCCTTCTCGAGTATGCGCCCGATCCGCTTTCCTGGGTCCGGTCCCTTGCGCAGTTGCTCAAACAGGACGGCAGCCTGGTACTCGTCGACCTCGATCACGCCGGCACCAACTTGTGGCCGTGCCCCCCCGAGATCGACGAGGGCCTGGCCACAATTCTCTCCCGCCTTCAAGGATTTTGGGATCCGCACGTGGGCCGGAAGCTGCCGGCGCTTGTGCGGGAGGCGGGGCTGAGCGTCGCGGATCTCACCGTCGAGCCCTATCACTGCTATCTGGGCGACGCAGATGTCGACGCTGTGGCGAACTGGCGAACGAAACTTGAGACGATTGGGCCCTTCGTCGAGGACGCCTTCGCGCCTGGTCAGTACCAAGAGCTCGCCGAGAAGTACCTGAACGCACTCACCGATGGCAACACGTTCTTCTACAGCACCATGATCACAGTTGTTGCGCACCACGGCTGATCGATCAGTTCGTCCGACGGATCTCTTGGAGGCCAATCGACACAAGGCATCTCATCTGAAGCTCGACATTCACAAACTGCAGGGATAACGTCGTGCAAGTGAATAGCGCAGGTCATCTACCTGGCGAGGCCGCTCAGTCCTTTGCTGAGGCGTGTAGGCGCGTTGAACTGGTAGAGCGTCGAGCGGGCCGAAGCGTTCCATGCCGTGAATCCAGGCTTGCTGTCACAAGGGCGTATCTCGACCTTGAGGCGGCCTTCTTTCGGGCCGACCGCGAACGTGTGTTGGGCGAAGACGACCTCAGAGCTGATATTGAAGTCGCCCGAGCAGCGGCCGGGCCATGGCTGATGCGGTCCTATGCCGTCTATCTCGCAACCACGCAACGAAACGGGTACCCCGGCGACTTCCAGACGATTGAGGCGATGTACGACCTGGAACCAGCCGCCGGCTTCAATGCGTTCCAAGGTCCCATCGCCAACTGCGTCGATGGATTGTTCGCTCACACCAGTTCAACCCCGGCGCTGTGGTGGCGCCGCCGTGCCTTCGCCGACCTGGTAGCCAACGCGTTCAAATCCGACGGCACGGCCCGCATCTTGGATGTGGCCTGCGGGGGTGCTCGGTACATTCAGGATGCGCTCAACCAAGCGGGTGACCCCGATGCAGAGATCGTGCTGCTCGACCAAGACCCGGCGGCCATCGCGTTTTGTGAACACAGGGTGTTTCCAGGCCGCTCAAACATCCGCTATATCAATCACCCGATCGGAAAGGTCACCAACCTCGATCTGGGCGGTCAGTTCGATCTGATCATCGTTTCTGGACTGTTCGACTACCTCGCTGATGACCCTGCCCGGGCGCTCCTGGCGCACCTGAGCGGCCGGATGAATCCAGGAGGCCTGCTCGCGATGACCAACTTCTCCCTCGACGACCGCTCGTCCCCGGGTTGGCGCTGGCTCCTGGGGTGGGAACTTCTGCTACGAACCGAGCAGGACGTTGCGGGCCTGTTCCCTGACTCAGTGGATGTGGTCACCGAGGTGCAGGCCGCCGGCAGCATGATCTTCGCCACCGCAACCAATCCACGGGACCAGCAGTGAACCTCGATGTAACCACGATCGTGCGAACGGTGATGAGAGTGGCCACAATCGGTGGG
The window above is part of the Candidatus Microthrix parvicella Bio17-1 genome. Proteins encoded here:
- a CDS encoding methyltransferase domain-containing protein is translated as MEHSGEGDRLERKTDAAASRHQLLRAGLKESMTALDAGAGTGAVGRVMADIVGSTGVAIALDRSPQRLGFAPTRQSRVVGLAGDVSQPPLANGSIDFVWARFLLEYAPDPLSWVRSLAQLLKQDGSLVLVDLDHAGTNLWPCPPEIDEGLATILSRLQGFWDPHVGRKLPALVREAGLSVADLTVEPYHCYLGDADVDAVANWRTKLETIGPFVEDAFAPGQYQELAEKYLNALTDGNTFFYSTMITVVAHHG
- a CDS encoding class I SAM-dependent methyltransferase; protein product: MGEDDLRADIEVARAAAGPWLMRSYAVYLATTQRNGYPGDFQTIEAMYDLEPAAGFNAFQGPIANCVDGLFAHTSSTPALWWRRRAFADLVANAFKSDGTARILDVACGGARYIQDALNQAGDPDAEIVLLDQDPAAIAFCEHRVFPGRSNIRYINHPIGKVTNLDLGGQFDLIIVSGLFDYLADDPARALLAHLSGRMNPGGLLAMTNFSLDDRSSPGWRWLLGWELLLRTEQDVAGLFPDSVDVVTEVQAAGSMIFATATNPRDQQ